A part of Jiangella alba genomic DNA contains:
- a CDS encoding S8 family serine peptidase has product MGRLRRATTALASAIGLTCTALVLSGATTAGVEAADPAPPGSGGPPSAFAGLDQQTYQLTLVTGDHVTVERTAPGDYDVQAQAAPRPDGSVPEIRVTNQGESDAVYAIPDDVAGQIESGLLDETLFDVAYLAENGYAGRADLPLIVEYAGAQDARSLTGRAAALAATATSVPLDSIDAAAVTVPLAGAADFWASLTGGRNRLAAGVERVWLDPAVSVSLDESVPQIGADEARAAGLDGAGVTVAVLDTGIDTTHPDVAGQIVASRSFIPGQEVADGHGHGTHVASTVAGTGAASGGRFAGVAPGADLVIGKVLSDAGSSVGSSVIAGMEWAAVEQDADIVSMSLGGGLTDGTDPLSQAVNTLSEQTGALFVIAAGNNGRDFTVASPGTADAALTVGAVDKQDALASFSSRGPRRGDYAIKPEITAPGVSIGAARAAGTSMTGAVHIDDHYTRVSGTSMATPHVAGAAAILAQQHPDWTGPQLKSALVASADDGGYTVFEQGAGRLDVARAIGQQVQVNPPTADFGFLRLPTQGDPHTRTLTYTNPTDQPVTLDLTVAARDEDGPEVPDGAVRLDRDTVELPAGGSAPVVVTFDQNAVEPGVYTGGVVATADGVRLTTPLGMTIGEQLHTITVRQLHSDDPDGWHPSSVTFAPLAGDATASTRDGWVTHGGGVDVRTPDQWAAGVEFQVPTGTYIAFTNPVQWYDAETGGTNWANLVDPEVEITGDTEIVLDAADTEKVTFDTPLPAEGQQRRVIMQRWVPEHVAAGGGFVTYAENPTTTNGRVDYWLTPTDEVETGEFRMIIENTLVAPDLSMRADGHDDLALRPEYPEWGRPFATILSPGFTVGEPTAGGVPAAAAPGPVVATGAPVELSVRVTNPAGVPTRTGLAVRTPLGAGTCATDTLGPGQSTTCGLHTTAVAGPQAVPVIVTGADADADGRPVPLAGTAVVHYTGAADPGSPPPSGTAVSIVAVTASGQAAHQSPGPLLETGTDLRIAATVRNTGTTTLGEIVAQSDLGALSCLRQELAPSEETTCSVTAPVVTGRAATAVTAIGRDATGVAGAATVAYHVGRDEPAMFSGRQDLDVVDAGFGTPDELAGLDLSGALVLLRADPEQFNGQPKLCWPAVDAVNAVVAAGAAGVVMAPNEEHVFADFPASDLHGSVWCEVGPLQSSTEVSQYDDAITRVPLVYLPFDQGAALRDLAGGGLRVTVDGTPVTPYYYQLRPALDGAIPDSLRFTVDEDDLATIDHRIHVGTNTAIGVTTASWRAEDSAAGPRTIGTQALPPLATTAPWEVTEYAWPLDPGTVVRHEVQDFGSPAGRQVRYDVFDEPTRTTMVWNDSPPVPAPVPSPAGTAPVGYQTHGYLPSDLAPCTGCREGDVFYPHLRYTASSDPGQIGWDQVGQFGQLGNDRNTRLYRDGVEIAGGPDPVGRTLLAYRLPPEPADYRLTHRFGPTETAWEFRSGTADEDLLADPYVCDSEWMTRVLKRPPLGTPCRPEPLIFLRYDLGLDLTNRVAAPGPQRITVTAERQPSLRPQPEVEGLRLWVSYDQGGEWTEARVRPRGDGEFEVTALHRPANRRPSDVVSLRVEAWDEAGNRVEQTIHDAYRLTDRAGASGPR; this is encoded by the coding sequence ATGGGAAGACTGCGACGCGCGACCACGGCCCTGGCCTCGGCCATCGGCCTGACCTGCACCGCACTGGTCCTGTCCGGAGCGACGACGGCGGGCGTCGAGGCGGCCGATCCGGCGCCGCCGGGCAGCGGCGGGCCACCGTCGGCGTTCGCCGGCCTGGACCAGCAGACCTACCAGCTCACCCTCGTCACCGGCGACCACGTGACGGTCGAGCGGACGGCGCCCGGCGACTACGACGTCCAGGCGCAGGCGGCGCCCCGCCCCGACGGGTCCGTCCCGGAGATCCGGGTGACCAACCAGGGTGAGAGCGACGCCGTGTACGCCATCCCGGACGACGTCGCCGGGCAGATCGAGTCCGGCCTGCTGGACGAGACGCTGTTCGACGTCGCCTACCTGGCCGAGAACGGCTACGCAGGCCGCGCCGACCTGCCGCTGATCGTCGAGTACGCCGGTGCGCAGGACGCCCGCAGCCTGACCGGCCGCGCCGCCGCGCTCGCGGCCACCGCCACCAGCGTGCCGCTGGACAGCATCGACGCCGCCGCGGTGACGGTGCCCCTGGCCGGCGCCGCCGACTTCTGGGCGTCGCTGACCGGCGGACGGAACCGGCTGGCGGCCGGGGTCGAGCGGGTCTGGCTGGACCCCGCGGTCAGCGTCAGCCTGGACGAGAGCGTCCCGCAGATCGGCGCCGACGAGGCCAGGGCGGCGGGGCTCGACGGCGCCGGCGTCACCGTGGCGGTCCTGGACACCGGCATCGACACGACCCATCCGGACGTCGCCGGCCAGATCGTGGCCAGCCGCAGCTTCATCCCTGGGCAGGAGGTCGCCGACGGCCACGGGCACGGCACCCACGTCGCGTCGACCGTCGCCGGCACCGGCGCCGCCTCCGGGGGCCGGTTCGCCGGCGTCGCGCCGGGCGCCGACCTCGTCATCGGCAAGGTGCTGTCCGACGCCGGCAGCAGCGTCGGCTCGTCGGTCATCGCGGGTATGGAGTGGGCCGCCGTCGAGCAGGACGCCGACATCGTCAGCATGAGCCTCGGCGGCGGGCTGACCGACGGGACGGACCCGCTGAGCCAGGCCGTCAACACACTGTCGGAGCAGACCGGAGCCCTGTTCGTCATCGCCGCGGGCAACAACGGCCGCGACTTCACCGTCGCCTCCCCCGGCACCGCGGACGCGGCGCTGACCGTCGGCGCCGTCGACAAGCAGGACGCACTCGCCTCGTTCTCCAGCCGCGGCCCCCGCCGCGGCGACTACGCCATCAAGCCGGAGATCACCGCGCCCGGGGTGTCGATCGGCGCGGCCCGCGCGGCCGGCACCAGCATGACCGGCGCCGTGCACATCGACGACCACTACACCCGGGTCAGCGGCACCTCGATGGCGACGCCGCACGTCGCCGGCGCCGCCGCGATCCTGGCCCAGCAGCACCCGGACTGGACCGGGCCGCAACTGAAGTCGGCGCTGGTGGCCAGCGCCGACGACGGCGGGTACACGGTCTTCGAGCAGGGCGCCGGGCGGCTGGACGTGGCGCGGGCGATCGGCCAGCAGGTCCAGGTGAACCCGCCGACCGCCGACTTCGGCTTCCTGCGGCTGCCGACGCAGGGCGACCCGCACACCCGGACGCTGACCTACACCAACCCCACGGACCAGCCCGTGACGCTGGACCTGACCGTGGCCGCGCGGGACGAGGACGGTCCCGAGGTGCCGGACGGCGCCGTGCGGCTGGACCGCGACACCGTCGAGCTGCCGGCCGGCGGCTCGGCCCCGGTCGTCGTCACGTTCGACCAGAACGCCGTGGAGCCCGGCGTCTACACCGGCGGCGTCGTCGCGACCGCGGACGGCGTCCGGCTCACCACGCCGCTCGGGATGACCATCGGCGAGCAGCTGCACACCATCACCGTCCGTCAGCTGCACTCCGACGACCCGGACGGGTGGCACCCCAGCAGCGTGACGTTCGCGCCACTCGCCGGCGACGCCACGGCGTCGACCCGGGACGGCTGGGTCACCCACGGCGGCGGCGTCGACGTCCGCACCCCGGACCAGTGGGCGGCCGGCGTCGAGTTCCAGGTGCCGACCGGCACGTACATCGCCTTCACCAACCCCGTGCAGTGGTACGACGCCGAGACCGGCGGCACGAACTGGGCCAATCTGGTCGATCCCGAGGTGGAGATCACCGGCGACACCGAGATCGTGCTGGACGCCGCCGACACGGAGAAGGTCACCTTCGACACCCCGCTGCCGGCCGAGGGCCAACAGCGCCGGGTCATCATGCAGCGCTGGGTGCCCGAGCACGTGGCGGCCGGCGGCGGGTTCGTGACGTACGCGGAGAACCCGACCACGACGAACGGCCGGGTCGACTACTGGCTGACGCCGACCGACGAGGTGGAGACCGGCGAGTTCCGGATGATCATCGAGAACACGCTGGTCGCGCCGGACCTCTCCATGCGGGCCGACGGCCACGACGATCTCGCGCTGCGGCCGGAGTACCCGGAATGGGGCCGGCCGTTCGCGACGATCCTGTCGCCCGGCTTCACCGTCGGCGAGCCCACGGCGGGCGGCGTCCCCGCCGCGGCCGCGCCCGGGCCCGTCGTCGCGACCGGCGCGCCGGTCGAGTTGTCGGTGCGGGTGACGAACCCGGCCGGCGTGCCCACCCGGACCGGGCTGGCGGTGCGCACGCCGTTGGGCGCCGGCACCTGTGCGACCGACACGCTCGGCCCCGGCCAGTCCACCACCTGCGGCCTGCATACGACTGCCGTGGCCGGGCCGCAGGCCGTGCCCGTCATCGTCACCGGCGCCGATGCCGACGCCGACGGCCGGCCGGTGCCGCTGGCCGGCACCGCCGTCGTCCACTACACCGGTGCGGCGGACCCGGGCAGCCCGCCGCCGTCCGGTACCGCCGTGTCGATCGTCGCGGTCACCGCGTCCGGGCAGGCCGCGCACCAGTCGCCCGGCCCGCTGCTGGAGACGGGGACGGACCTGCGCATCGCGGCGACGGTCCGCAACACCGGCACCACGACACTGGGCGAGATCGTCGCGCAGAGCGACCTGGGCGCGCTGAGCTGCCTGCGGCAGGAGCTGGCGCCGAGCGAGGAGACGACGTGCTCGGTGACGGCGCCGGTCGTGACGGGGCGGGCCGCGACAGCCGTCACCGCCATCGGCCGGGACGCCACGGGCGTCGCGGGCGCCGCCACCGTCGCCTACCACGTCGGCCGGGACGAGCCGGCGATGTTCTCCGGCCGCCAGGACCTCGACGTCGTCGACGCCGGGTTCGGGACGCCGGACGAGCTGGCCGGGCTGGACCTGAGCGGCGCGCTGGTGCTGCTGCGGGCCGATCCGGAGCAGTTCAACGGCCAGCCGAAGCTCTGCTGGCCCGCCGTCGACGCCGTGAACGCCGTGGTGGCGGCCGGCGCCGCCGGTGTCGTGATGGCGCCGAACGAGGAGCACGTATTCGCCGACTTCCCGGCGTCGGACCTGCACGGCAGCGTGTGGTGCGAGGTGGGGCCGCTGCAGAGCTCGACCGAGGTGAGCCAGTACGACGACGCGATCACCCGGGTGCCGCTGGTCTACCTGCCGTTCGACCAGGGCGCCGCCCTGCGCGACCTGGCCGGCGGCGGCCTGCGCGTCACCGTCGACGGCACCCCCGTCACGCCGTACTACTACCAGCTGCGCCCGGCGCTGGACGGCGCGATCCCGGACTCCCTGCGCTTCACCGTCGACGAGGACGACCTGGCCACCATCGACCACCGGATCCACGTCGGCACGAACACGGCGATCGGTGTGACGACGGCGTCGTGGCGGGCCGAGGATTCGGCGGCCGGGCCGCGCACCATCGGCACCCAGGCGCTGCCGCCGCTGGCCACGACGGCGCCGTGGGAGGTGACCGAGTACGCCTGGCCGCTGGATCCCGGCACCGTCGTCCGTCACGAGGTGCAGGACTTCGGCTCGCCGGCCGGGCGGCAGGTCCGCTACGACGTCTTCGACGAGCCCACCCGCACCACGATGGTGTGGAACGACTCTCCGCCGGTGCCCGCGCCGGTGCCGTCGCCGGCCGGTACCGCGCCGGTCGGGTACCAGACGCACGGCTACCTGCCGTCGGATCTGGCCCCGTGCACCGGCTGCCGGGAGGGCGACGTGTTCTACCCGCACCTGCGCTACACCGCGTCGTCCGACCCGGGCCAGATCGGCTGGGACCAGGTCGGCCAGTTCGGGCAGCTGGGCAACGACCGCAACACCCGCCTCTACCGCGACGGCGTCGAGATCGCGGGCGGGCCGGACCCGGTCGGGCGGACGCTGCTCGCCTACCGGCTGCCGCCCGAGCCGGCCGACTACCGGCTGACCCACCGATTCGGCCCGACGGAGACCGCGTGGGAGTTCCGCTCCGGCACGGCCGACGAGGACCTGCTGGCCGACCCGTACGTCTGCGACTCCGAGTGGATGACCCGGGTGCTGAAGCGGCCGCCGCTGGGCACGCCGTGCCGGCCGGAGCCGCTGATCTTCCTCCGCTACGACCTCGGGCTGGACCTGACGAACCGGGTGGCCGCGCCGGGCCCGCAGCGGATCACCGTGACGGCCGAACGCCAGCCGTCGCTGCGGCCGCAGCCGGAGGTCGAGGGGCTGCGCCTCTGGGTCAGCTACGACCAGGGCGGCGAGTGGACCGAAGCCCGCGTCCGCCCCCGCGGCGACGGCGAGTTCGAGGTGACGGCCCTGCACCGCCCCGCCAACCGCCGCCCCTCGGACGTCGTCAGCCTGCGGGTGGAGGCGTGGGACGAGGCCGGCAACCGGGTCGAGCAGACCATCCACGACGCCTACCGCCTCACCGACCGGGCCGGCGCCTCCGGGCCGCGCTGA
- a CDS encoding helix-turn-helix transcriptional regulator — translation MPHPPRIGDRPDDVAAPAFVGRERETAVLAGALAQPPAVVLLEGEAGIGKSRLVHEYVATGPPGALVATCPPFQESLTLGPIVDAVRQSRAGAGLPGLRVSSLVGALRPLFPEWGAVLPPAPEPLDDPQAARHRIFSALAELIGRLRVRVLVVEDVHWADRATLEFLLFLVARRPALSLLLSYRPEDVAPGSLLLRLSSRLPAGWTQLRLTLPPLDVAATAGLVSSMLGGERVSDAFAAFLHDRTDGVPLALEESVRLLRQRDDVVRHDGEWIRRSLDELAVPPTVRDSVLERAQRLAPAARRAAEAAAVLAEPAEERLIAEVAGLTAAQARDALAEAVRSGLLADDDRGRLAFRHVLVGRAVYDAMTGVEQRRLHQRAGAALERQRPQPVVQLSRHFQAARDVRKWCAYAEQAAAHAAASGDHTTAVTLLVRLLTTAPVRTPAAVPLAVRLATAASDRREPVDDLHHEAIRTLRDVLARDDLAPRAQAEIRNPLGRLLLQAGEFEQAHAELARAVPDLSHDPVEAARAMTYLGYPLQGPWPAAVHLGWLERAAEVASGIGRPADRLALTADRAAALVTLGQEQGWAVAAELPDDVTDLEGARQLARGLANLAYVATGWGRYDDAQARLDTATQLAGRTGYARLNASVQAIQAHLDWYTGRWDGLSGRVAALIADGGLAAMGGLEPFLVDGLLHAAGGSPRRAEQRFRGLLADAPADSIAVLPVSPAAALAALLLAAGDVDGAAAATDEPMRTIGAKQMWVWASDLARIRLDVLLAAGRAAEAAELVAAYEQGLGDVDAPASRAALLTCRAELLAAGGDATGAARGYAAAAAAWAALPRPYDAALTLERQARCLLRAGRADDGAALLSDVFHALAGLGARTDAARVGTGLRELGVQVRRTWRRGRRGYGDQLSPRELEVVRLVVTGRTNREIAGALSRSPKTVAGQLNSAMRKLGVTSRTALAVKALEAGLLPADKD, via the coding sequence GTGCCACACCCGCCCCGCATCGGCGACCGGCCCGACGACGTCGCGGCGCCCGCGTTCGTGGGCCGCGAGCGCGAGACCGCCGTCCTCGCCGGTGCGCTGGCGCAGCCGCCGGCCGTGGTGCTGCTGGAGGGCGAGGCCGGCATCGGCAAGAGCCGCCTCGTCCACGAGTACGTCGCCACCGGCCCGCCCGGCGCGCTGGTCGCGACCTGTCCGCCCTTCCAGGAGTCGCTCACGCTCGGGCCGATCGTCGACGCCGTCCGGCAGAGCCGCGCGGGCGCCGGGCTGCCGGGGCTGCGGGTCAGCTCGCTGGTCGGCGCGCTGCGGCCGCTGTTCCCGGAGTGGGGCGCCGTCCTGCCACCGGCGCCGGAGCCGCTGGACGACCCGCAGGCCGCCCGGCACCGCATCTTCAGCGCGCTGGCCGAGCTGATCGGCCGGCTGCGCGTGCGCGTGCTGGTGGTCGAGGACGTGCACTGGGCCGACCGCGCGACGCTGGAGTTCCTGCTGTTCCTGGTGGCGCGGCGCCCGGCGCTGAGCCTGCTGCTGAGCTACCGGCCCGAGGACGTCGCGCCCGGCTCGCTGCTGCTGCGGCTGTCGTCGCGGCTGCCGGCCGGGTGGACGCAGCTACGGCTGACGCTGCCGCCGCTGGACGTGGCCGCGACGGCCGGGCTGGTGTCGTCGATGCTCGGCGGCGAGCGGGTCTCCGACGCGTTCGCCGCGTTCCTGCACGACCGCACCGACGGCGTCCCGCTCGCGCTGGAGGAGTCGGTGCGGCTGCTGCGCCAGCGCGACGACGTCGTCCGGCACGACGGCGAGTGGATCCGGCGCAGCCTGGACGAGCTGGCCGTCCCGCCGACCGTCCGCGACTCCGTGCTGGAACGCGCCCAGCGGCTCGCCCCGGCGGCCCGGCGCGCGGCCGAGGCGGCGGCCGTGCTGGCCGAACCGGCCGAGGAGCGGCTGATCGCCGAGGTCGCCGGGCTGACGGCGGCGCAGGCGCGCGACGCGCTGGCCGAGGCGGTGCGCAGCGGCCTGCTCGCCGACGACGACCGCGGCCGGCTGGCGTTCCGGCACGTGCTGGTCGGCCGCGCCGTCTACGACGCGATGACCGGGGTCGAGCAGCGCCGCCTGCACCAGCGGGCCGGCGCCGCGCTGGAACGGCAGCGCCCGCAGCCCGTCGTGCAGCTGAGCCGGCATTTCCAGGCCGCACGCGACGTCAGGAAGTGGTGCGCGTACGCCGAGCAGGCGGCCGCCCACGCCGCCGCCTCCGGCGACCACACCACCGCCGTGACACTGCTGGTCCGGTTGCTGACGACGGCGCCGGTGCGCACGCCCGCCGCGGTGCCGCTGGCGGTCCGGCTGGCCACCGCGGCCAGCGACCGGCGCGAGCCGGTCGACGACCTGCACCACGAGGCGATCCGGACGCTGCGCGACGTGCTGGCCCGCGACGACCTCGCGCCGCGTGCGCAGGCGGAGATCCGCAACCCGCTCGGCCGGCTGCTGCTGCAGGCCGGCGAGTTCGAGCAGGCGCACGCCGAGCTGGCCCGCGCCGTCCCCGACCTCAGCCACGACCCGGTCGAGGCGGCCCGCGCGATGACCTACCTCGGCTACCCGCTGCAGGGACCGTGGCCGGCCGCCGTCCACCTGGGCTGGCTGGAGCGGGCGGCGGAGGTGGCGTCCGGCATCGGCCGGCCGGCCGACCGGCTGGCGCTGACCGCCGACCGCGCCGCGGCACTGGTGACGCTGGGCCAGGAGCAGGGGTGGGCGGTCGCGGCGGAACTGCCCGACGACGTCACCGACCTCGAGGGCGCCCGGCAGCTGGCCCGCGGCCTGGCCAACCTCGCCTACGTCGCCACCGGCTGGGGCCGCTACGACGACGCCCAGGCCCGACTGGACACCGCGACGCAGCTGGCCGGGCGCACCGGCTACGCGCGGCTGAACGCCAGCGTGCAGGCGATCCAGGCGCACCTGGACTGGTACACCGGGCGGTGGGACGGGCTGTCCGGGCGGGTGGCGGCGCTGATCGCCGACGGCGGCCTGGCGGCCATGGGCGGCCTCGAGCCGTTCCTCGTCGACGGCCTGCTGCACGCGGCCGGCGGGTCGCCGCGCCGGGCCGAGCAGCGCTTCCGCGGCCTGCTCGCCGACGCGCCGGCCGACAGCATCGCCGTCCTCCCGGTGTCGCCGGCCGCGGCGCTGGCCGCGCTGCTGCTGGCCGCCGGTGACGTCGACGGCGCCGCGGCGGCCACGGACGAGCCGATGCGCACGATCGGCGCCAAGCAGATGTGGGTGTGGGCCAGCGACCTCGCCCGGATCCGCCTGGACGTGCTGCTGGCCGCCGGTCGCGCGGCGGAGGCGGCCGAGCTGGTGGCGGCGTACGAGCAGGGTCTCGGCGACGTCGACGCGCCGGCGTCGCGGGCGGCGCTGCTGACCTGCCGGGCCGAGCTGCTGGCCGCCGGCGGCGACGCGACGGGCGCGGCCCGCGGCTACGCGGCGGCCGCGGCGGCGTGGGCCGCGCTCCCCCGTCCGTACGACGCGGCGCTGACGCTGGAGCGGCAGGCCCGCTGCCTGCTCCGCGCGGGCCGTGCCGACGACGGCGCCGCGCTGCTGTCCGACGTCTTCCACGCCCTCGCCGGCCTCGGCGCCCGCACCGACGCCGCCCGCGTCGGCACCGGGCTGCGCGAGCTCGGCGTGCAGGTGCGGCGGACCTGGCGGCGCGGCCGGCGCGGCTACGGCGACCAGCTGTCGCCGCGTGAGCTGGAGGTCGTGCGGCTGGTCGTCACCGGCCGGACCAACCGCGAGATCGCCGGCGCGTTGTCGCGCTCGCCGAAGACGGTGGCCGGGCAGCTCAACTCCGCCATGCGCAAGCTGGGGGTCACGTCGCGCACCGCGCTGGCCGTCAAGGCGCTCGAGGCCGGGCTGCTCCCCGCCGATAAAGATTAG
- a CDS encoding ArsR/SmtB family transcription factor, whose product MAQFEGALDGVFLALADPTRRAVVRRLGGGATSVGDLAREFPMTLPSFMKHVRTLESNGLIRTTKSGRVRTCVLNRERLALVDDWLAEQRRGWVERTDRLERFVTDAEETTS is encoded by the coding sequence ATGGCACAGTTTGAGGGTGCGCTGGACGGAGTGTTCCTGGCGCTGGCCGACCCCACCAGGCGTGCCGTCGTCAGGCGGCTCGGCGGCGGCGCCACCAGCGTCGGCGACCTGGCTCGCGAGTTCCCGATGACGCTGCCCTCGTTCATGAAGCACGTGCGGACGCTGGAGTCGAACGGGCTGATCCGCACGACGAAGTCCGGCCGGGTGCGCACCTGTGTCCTCAACCGCGAGCGGCTGGCGCTCGTCGACGACTGGCTCGCCGAGCAGCGCCGCGGCTGGGTCGAGCGCACCGACCGCCTCGAACGATTCGTCACCGACGCAGAGGAGACCACCTCGTGA
- a CDS encoding SRPBCC domain-containing protein, which produces MNPDLDLGLERLIRAPRASVWSAWTDPAKLAQWWIPAPTHCRVERLEPRPGGAFVTLMSDDGAAFVPHLDACFLAVDELERLVFTNAVDSGWRPAAPAPVPMTATITLAEHPEGTDYRVVVRHGDPAARKHHADLGFADGWGMVTAQLAALAEGATTR; this is translated from the coding sequence GTGAACCCCGACCTCGACCTCGGCCTGGAACGCCTCATCCGCGCGCCGCGCGCGTCGGTGTGGAGCGCCTGGACCGACCCCGCCAAGCTGGCGCAGTGGTGGATCCCGGCGCCGACGCACTGCCGGGTCGAGCGGCTGGAGCCGCGCCCCGGCGGCGCGTTCGTCACCCTGATGAGCGACGACGGCGCCGCGTTCGTCCCGCACCTGGACGCCTGCTTCCTCGCCGTCGACGAGCTGGAACGGCTGGTGTTCACCAACGCCGTCGACAGCGGCTGGCGGCCGGCCGCGCCGGCGCCGGTGCCGATGACCGCCACGATCACCCTGGCCGAGCACCCCGAGGGCACCGACTACCGGGTGGTCGTGCGGCATGGCGATCCGGCGGCGCGCAAGCACCACGCCGATCTCGGCTTCGCCGACGGCTGGGGCATGGTCACGGCCCAGCTGGCGG